The DNA window AGTCTTTATGAACTATAGGTACATCTTTACCCTTTACCATCATGTCTCTTACTTTTAACCAGAACCTTTTTCCTATTACTCCTCCTGGGTGCAGGGCGGCTAAGTCCTCTGCCTTAAAGTTTTTTTGCTCCATAACAACAATAGCGAGTGCATCTCCCACGGCAAGAAAAACTGTTGTACTTACAGTGGGAGCAATATCATAGGGACAAGCTTCTTTGTCAATAGGGACATGTAATACAACATCTGAATTTTTTGCAAGATCTGATTCTTTATTAGCTGTTAACGAAATAATAGGTATATTTTTTCTTTTAAAAAAGAGGAATAGAACTTGTAACTCTTCAGTTTGTCCGCTTTTTGATATAAAAAAGGCGGTGTCTGTTTCAGAGACAACTCCAAGATCTCCGTGTAATGACTCTGAGGGGTGAAGATACATTGCTGGTGTTCCTGTAGAAGTGAAGGTAGCTGCAATTTTCTTTGCGACTATTCCTGATTTTCCAAGACCTGTAACAATTAGCTTTCCCTTTGTGCTCAGGATGAGTTCAACAGCTCTAACAAACTCGCTATCCAACATATTAATTATTTTCCTTATCCCTTCAGATTCCAGTTTCAATACGTCTTTCGCTCTTTCAATTATTTTTTCTTTATCCATAATTTTTTTATTAAATTAAAAAACTTTTTTATTAAAAAAATAGATATTTAAAATTTTATATAAAGAGCCTTCTTTTTTCAAAATACTTTGGTACAATGAAAATCTATCTATGTTCAGTTCAATTTCAAGGGGTTCTAATTCTGGTATGCTTTCGGGATGCCTTAGTCTTGCAAGAGTAATGTGAGGATGGTATTCTCTATCTTCTCTTTTAAAGTTAAGCTTTGAAACCTTATTTTCGAGAACTTCAAATACTTTGGCTATTTCCCTTTTCTCTTTTAAATCTAAGAAAAAAACTCTTGCTTTCTTTTTATTAGGAAACCCTGAAAAACCGTTAGTGTGGACTACGAAACTATTAAACAGAAGACTTATTTCCTCGCCAATTTTATCAAGATCTTTTACTAGTTTCTCTTCTACTTCACCAAGAAATTTTAGAGTAATATGATAATTTTCTTTTGGAACCCACTTATAGTCTCTTTTAAAAACGTTGTGTTTTTTTAAATACTCAAAAATTTTATTTTTTTTGTCTTCTTCTATAGGAATACCAAAAAAGAGTCTTAGTTTACTCAAAATTCTTCTTCCTCTTCCTCCTCATCGTAATCGTAGTATTCCTCTTCCTCTTCATCTTCGAGAACAGTGCTTTCGTATTCTGAGTCGTTGATATATTCTTCTTCTTCTGAAAATTCATAACCGCACTCAAGGCAATAAAAATACCCCTTCTCTATTTCTTCAATTTTTGTTGAGCCACACTCAGGACAAATCATTTTTTCCTCTCCTCTTTAGACAAAAGGGGCGTTGAACCCGTTTTTAAGATTTTAATTTTATCTTTTGAAAATGAAAAGTGCAAGTAGAGATAAAAAAATAAGTTGTCCTAAAAGAGTAGTAAAAATCCCAGCGTAGTGGAGGGCGGAACCGAACCTAAAGATAATTTCGTGCTCTCCCTCAGGCACTAGAGTACCTATTAAGGTGTAATTTACAGGAAATACTGTGCCTTTTTTATTATCAATAAACACGTTCCATACATCGTGATAATTCATTGAAAATACTAAAATTGCCCTTTGATTTACTTTTATTCTAATTTTATAGTATCCGGGTTTTTTATCAAGAATTTTTAGCTCTTCAATCTGTGGAAAAGTTCTTCCAAAATTTTTTAGTTCATCATTCAAAAACTTTTTTTCAACTATTACAAGAGTATCGAAAAGACTTTCTTTTAAGGTCAGTTTTAATGCCTCATCTTCATTATTTGCTACATAAACTTTCCCTCTTACAAAAAATCTACCGAAATCGCTCTTATTTTCAAAAACATAGTATTTATTTCCCTTTAGAACAAGATCCATACCCTGTGTGTAATCGGAGAGAAACTTAACAATTTTTCTTATGTTACCGGTAACTTGTAGTGTATCCATGGGAAAAGCTGGAAAAATCAAATATCTTACATTTAAGAGATTCAATAAATTTCTATTTTTTATTAAATTTTGGGGGTTAAACATAACTGATTGACCTGCACCGATAAAGTCCTGGTATCTTTGAATTGGACTAGCTACATATCCTCCCACATCTTCAATCCCGTAAATTGATAAAATTCCGTCATTATCATGTTCATAAAGACCAGGAAAATAAAAAACTCTAAATTCACCTTCTCTTTTTTTGAGAAAGTCTATCACTTCGTCGCTTTTTAGGAAATCTTTAATATCAATAGACTTTAAAAAGTTGGGTTTTAAAAAAATGAGAGCTTCGAAAACTGTAACAAGTGGAAACAAAAGGAAAAGAAACTCTCTCTTTAATTTAATTTTCAATAGAAAAAAGGAAAAGTAGACGAGAATTATTTCAAAAATTAAAAGGATAAGGTTATTTCTGAAAAGTGGAATTACCCTATCAAGGGCAAACAGTTTCTCGTTGAGTTCTCTTTGACTTTCTGCGATTTTTTGTACGATAGCTCTAAGAAAATCCTTGATTGGCG is part of the Candidatus Hydrothermales bacterium genome and encodes:
- a CDS encoding KpsF/GutQ family sugar-phosphate isomerase: MDKEKIIERAKDVLKLESEGIRKIINMLDSEFVRAVELILSTKGKLIVTGLGKSGIVAKKIAATFTSTGTPAMYLHPSESLHGDLGVVSETDTAFFISKSGQTEELQVLFLFFKRKNIPIISLTANKESDLAKNSDVVLHVPIDKEACPYDIAPTVSTTVFLAVGDALAIVVMEQKNFKAEDLAALHPGGVIGKRFWLKVRDMMVKGKDVPIVHKDSPMKDVIIEMTQKRGITSVVDDNGKVVGVITDGDLRRLLEKSWEKIFTYKAYEVMTTNPKIIGPDALAYAAARKMEEYKITALIVVDKENRPIGVIHLHDLMKANVI
- the thpR gene encoding RNA 2',3'-cyclic phosphodiesterase codes for the protein MSKLRLFFGIPIEEDKKNKIFEYLKKHNVFKRDYKWVPKENYHITLKFLGEVEEKLVKDLDKIGEEISLLFNSFVVHTNGFSGFPNKKKARVFFLDLKEKREIAKVFEVLENKVSKLNFKREDREYHPHITLARLRHPESIPELEPLEIELNIDRFSLYQSILKKEGSLYKILNIYFFNKKVF